From Mycosarcoma maydis chromosome 19, whole genome shotgun sequence:
cgcccATTAACTCAAGCGGAGAGCATGGCCTTGGCTTATCGCGCGCGACCAGCATGCACTCGATCGGAAGCACATCCGCCACAAGCACTGCTTCGACCAtccgtcgtcgtccaagcTCTATCCATACAGATTCGCGCAACGCAACAGATTTGATTTTGATGGAGGTCGAGATTGAGCTTCGACACTATCATAAGGGATATGATGTACAGGTGTTTTCCGAGTTTGTACCGGCGGGTGCCGGTGCGAAGACAGCTGTTCCGCAGACGGCAAATGGGCGAGCGATCGACAGGCCGGCGACGCCGAATGGCACCTCGACGCAGCAGAGCGATAAGGAAGCCGTATTGTCACTCAGCATGGCATCGGAACAGTCGAAAGAGCTACctgtgcagctgcgagTCTACGACCTGCCACCAAGTGCGGTGCTTGCGGCAACGCTGGATCCATCCGCTCGCCCCCGCAAGCACCTGGTTCGTGTCACGGTGCCCACGACAGCGTTCCTAGACCCCGTAGAAGACCCACTTACGGGTTCCAAGCCTCCTGAAACTCCTTCATGGTATAcgtcgctgcagcagcgcggtgctgtgctgcgTATGATCGTCCAACCGCTCAAGAACGACGGCAGTGGCGCCGACACAGGGGCTGTCACCGCCAAAGATTTGACCACAGCTGGCGTGCCGGCATTTGCTACGCCGACGGGCAAAGTGACGGTGTGCAGTggcgatgccaagctcgagattGTTCATGTGAACCAGACGTCGGCGATGCTGCAAAAGGAACAGATCGGCGTGGAGCCCATGACACAGCTGAAAAGGGTGGCTCCTGCTCGACCCAAGTCGGGGCGTAGGGGGGCGGGAGAGCTTTCAGCTGTCAAGGAGGATGTGCGTTTgccagcagctttgcgTCGACCTATCGGGTTGAGGAAGGAGCTCCTGGATGCGGGTTCGTCTGCCGGTGCATGCGGGGCGAATGACGCCAAGGGGGCGAAACTGAGTCACGGAAAGGGTGACGCAGTGGGAGTAGCGGGTGCAGGTCGAACGAGCGCAGGAAGTGGAGCTAGCGGGACAGCTGAAAGCACTGTAGACAAGAACAGCAGGCCAGGCGTGTTGAGCTCTGCTTCGAACGCCGGATCGGCGAACGGATCGGCGGCAGGCTCAGCGCCTCCGTCACGCGCAGCGACGCCTTCGACAGCGGCTTCGGCAGGAGCGCAGATCATGAGCATGTTTGGCAGCTACCCCTTGTCGCGTCTCGGGACAGGATCTGCGTTGGCATCCGTGTCGTCGGTGACGGCGCGCGGAAGCAGCGtcgtctcgtcgagctcggccaaGACCAACGCCGAGGCGCTGGCGGCGAATGACCGGGCCAAGCACGCGAACAAAGGCGCTGAGCAGAAAGACAATTCGTCTGGCAGCATCAAACAGGGAGTTGAAAAAACTGATGCGCGCACGACCACCGAGACGTCCATGGGCCAAGGTGTGGGCGGATCAGCCGCAAATAAAGGCAGCACGGTGGCTCACGCAGCCAAAGAGAGGGCGAGTGCGATCGGATCGTTGTTGTTCGATACCAAATTTGGGATTTCGACACTGGTACTCGTGGCGCTGGTTGCATTCTTGTTGGGTTCGTTGCTCAGATCAACGGTGATGCCAGTCGACTTTGTGTTGGTCAGGACGAGGGATAAGCCGTTTTTAGGGGCCACGGACGATGCGTCCATGCGAAAGCTGATGGACGGTGCGTCGGCTGCTAAGAGCGACTTTATGAAGCTCGTACAGAGCGTCAAGGCGTCCACCACTGCGAGTTCGAATGCGGCGCACCCCGCAGGCGTCGTCACACAGGTCCAGTGGACAGAGATCAGGCGCCTCCTCCACGTACCGCTTCCAGGTACAGGGTGGGATCTTGTGGCTGGTGGCGTCAGGAGACGTGCTTGAtgcatttgtgattcacgattcacgattcacgattcacgattcacgattcacagtGGTGAAATTTGTTTTCAATTCGTGAGTGCAGCCGCGTGCATATCCTTGATAACATGCTGTATGTCAGCGTGATTGCATGGCGCCAGATGCcagagtgacgagtgtgtTGGAAGCGCACGATCGAGAGTGAGAGAGAGCGTGATGCGAAGTGCGGTCAGTTGGACGAGTGGCGTGGACTCGAGTGGTGcgggtgctgctgcgcagaGACGAGGCGCGCGGGGCTGCGACTAGGCACTGTTGACATATTGGTGATGTCACTGGCGCTCAAGCATTCAAGGATGGATGTGCTGAGTGGTTAGAGGGAGGTGTTGAGAAGCGGAGCATGTTGAGCGCGGATGTGGGGGGCAAGTAGATTACGGCCATGGCGAACAGGGTGGCGGACGCGCCGAGGAGGGATAGGACGAACACGCATTCGCAGGGCTCGAGTAGCGCGAGTGCACATGTCGAAATGAGGTGGATCCATGCGCTCCACAAAGCGTCGGTCAGTGCTAGAGCGGCGGTAGAGCGGTtcgtgtgcgtgtgcgtggATGCGATAGCGACCGACGAGCATGCGCGCGTGGCGCATGGCACGCCGTCCGAATCGCGACGTGGTCGAATGATGCCTTGCACATGCACGTCCGACGGATAGACGCTCCGCTTGGCTCCGgctcgatcgcgtcgaGTCAACATCCGCGACATCCACGTTGGCGCGTGATCTGCGTTGTGTCAACCCAGTCTGTGGATCTTGGTGAGCGCAAGCACGCGATCCCAACCAAGGTGCGAGTCCGTGCCGAGATCCATCCTGGATCCAAGTGTATATATCATCTAGCCTGCCAGCTTCCCTTTCACGTCTGGTGCGTCGTCCGTGCTTTGACCACAACGCCCGTTACGAGAAATCGTGCTGCAACCCTGTTCACTACGCcccaccaacaccaagcCTGCACAAGCTGACAGCCAACCCGTGCACTCCACGCGCCCTGCGCCCTCGCTTCGCACCCGCATACGCGCCGTGTATTAATCGTGACTCTCGGACCACGTCCACGCCGTTCCAGCGTGGTCTGAGTCAACATTGAACAGCTTACTGTCGACAGTGGTCGCTCAAGCCGTgtgtcgagctggcgctCACCACCTGCGCACCAGAGATCACATTCAAGCATCGAGTTTCGTCTTGATCCTCCGACGTTCGGATGGCGCGAATCGGGCATGTACTCGCTTCAACTGCGCGTGTGTGGTGTGAATTTACCAGACGCATCTATCGCGTGTGAGCAACGCTCCGTCTCTCACCCACGCCTATGTGGACCCCACAGCACAGCTTCCCgcatcttcgtcttcatGTGCTCAACTTTACGCtacacaatcgtgaatctttcGCCCCTCTTAGCAGCCATCTCGCCACCCCCGAAAGACGCTCTCGAGCTCCAACCCGCGCGAACGACTTCGAGCAACTGCATCACCAAGcttgtccatctcgacgtcgacatgTTATCCTTCAAACTTAGATTTCGACGTTCGACATTCCACGCTCGACGTTCGACTCTCGTGAGAGTACTACACCCACTCGGAGCGAGTCCGAGATCGTTGCTCCACAACAGAGCAATCAGGTTGAGCTTGCACGCCGCCACAAAAGATAACCAATCACCACACGTTCACTGCACCAATCTACCCTACTAGACCAGTCAGTTTGAGGTTCTCCCTCAATATCGAGTCCTTTACACTCATCAGAATCGCCCTGATCTGCACAGTGCTCGTAGCGACCGTCGTGTGAACGTAGAGCCTTCTTCTACTCGTCTGATCGAGGTTCACTTCGTCTTCTGCTCGTCTGAGTGCATCCCTGAATTTCGCGCGAAACCATCTCCACACAGCTTCGAAATCGTTATCGCCCACATACTCGGGCCAGTACTTGTGAAGTTGTACGCCCTGTCGAAGTTTCTTTtcgagcaagtcgatcTTGTTGAGGAACAAGATCATGGTCGCATGCTCCAATAGCGGGTTGGTGACGATCTGGTTGAAAAGTGTAAATGTGTCAGCGAGTCGGTTGGTCGAGCAATCTTCGACCAGCGGTTGGTCGAATGCCGAAAGTGGCGCGAGGAAGATGATGCTCTCAATGTCGTCCAAGAATGGAGCCCAGGCGGCGCGTTGCGATCGACTACCGCCCACGTCGTAGATCCGATAGATGAGCGAGCGGTCGACGCGAAAGACGTCTTCGGTCACGCCAAGCGTGCGCACGCGCGAGTGTAGGATGTCTTCATCCGTCGGCCGATACGCTGCGTCGGTGATACGAGAGTAGTTGTCGAGAAAGTAGGAAGTCGCTGCATCTGACTGACCATCGAGAAAGAGGCCACGTTTACGGAGCGCACGGCAACCAGCATCGTCATTCCACAAAGCGAGCACCTCTGGTCGGATAGCTCGAAGTAGCTTCAACGTTTCGCTGTTGTCCTTTTCACTTTCACTTTGGCTGTCGCCGCCATCTGTTTCTCGAcgcgcagctgcagctcgaccatTTTGCGTCAAGGACAGGGAGCGACGAGCATAGGTAAACAGACGTTCTTGCCAGCCCGGTCGTAGAACAAGAGGGCTCTTTTCGCCGCGtatgctgctgctaccttgagcgtcgagacgagTGCGAACTTTCTGATTTGTGATGGCCGCCTCGTCACTCGACGCTGAGAGGACTGCCTCTTCTCCAAATGCACCCAGCTCAGTACGAAGAGCCCTCTCGAGCTGCACAACGCTAGGAATATGGGTAAGCCAAGGCAGACTCGACGTGTTGATCTTCTTCGTGGTACCTAGctgcttggcaagctcCAAACGTGTTGCGTCATTCGGCTGGCTCTCCGTGTCGACGTGCTTGGGggacgaggcggaagcAGAAGTAGAAGTGGAAGCGGAAGTGGAGCTTTCGAGTCGACTGAGCTCACTCGATttgcgctcaaggcgctgGTCATGGTAGAGAGACAAAGTTTCAAGCAACACGCGCACGCTGGAAGTGAGGTTGAGCAGAACAATTTTGGTCCAACCTCTGCGCTCCCTTTCGTGTGCGGGTGGATCGTAGAGGAGTCTCATCTGCTTGAGCACCGTGGTTTTGCCTGCACCAGCCTGACCGAGCAGCACCATCTTGTAGACACGACCCTTTTTGAAATTGGcgccgtcgacgctggTCGAGGGGGACGAAGCAAGGCCATGTGTGGCTCGATCTTCTTGGTGCTGTTTGAGGAATTTGTCGATTTCGTCGGATCGCTGTTTCGCCAATTTCTCTTGGTGAAGACGCGCGTATTTGTCGGCTGGTGCTTCGTTAGCCGGGGGTTGGAGTGCTAGGGCTAGCGGATCGGTGCGATCGATTCTGGATATGGCACGATTCGACTTTGTGTGCCGAAGCTGTGGGCTTGAGACTGAGGGCGACATGATGAGATATGCTGCTGATACGCGATTCCAGCAGACAGTAGAGCATTTGAAGAAAGTGAAAATCACGAGTGAGACGGCGAGGCACCAACGAGTGAGTCGATGTGAGATGAGATGAGCCGATGACTTGTAGACCGGGGGATTGGATTGGAGAGGCTTTATATGCTGGCGGGCAgaagcgcagcttggcgcaCGGAAGGCTCAAATGAAATGGACGCGCGACTGCGTTGCTACCAACGTATTGGAGAAGTGTTGGAGTGTTGAAGAGTTGAAGGGGATGACGAGTGTGTGAAAATGAGGTAAGACTGGCGTTGCATATGTGTGGGATGCAACTTGAGAGAATCGCGGCGTCTCATCCGTGTCAGCCTCTGTGAATGAAAGAGTGAGGATCCTGAGCGAGGCCCGCGCTCCGAAGAAAAGGTACAAGATTCGATCTCGAGATGAAGGAAGGTTTGATGAGATGGATACAGCAGCAGAATGAAGAAAAGCGCTTCACTTGGTGGCCGATAGTTCAGACAATGGTGGTGAGCACTACTAAACGTCTTAGTGGGCAATGACGAGACGGCTTGCGTCGTGAAGACGAGATGCAACGGATGACGGTAGGTGGAAAGACCAGTTGGAAAGAAGCGAACCAAGGAGACGAGAGGAGCAATAAGTTTAAATCAAGTGGAATTTGGCAACCATCGTTGATGGAAGGCAGATAGAGGGAGCTCACATGTTTTATTTTTGGGCTTCACTGGCTGGCAATCGAATGAGCTAGCGGGGCGAGTGCAGAGAAGAGAGTTGGGATGGAATGGGATGTTGGCGTATGCATCTATCGGTTCAAGCGGCAGAAAGGTGCAGAGTTGCAAGTGGTGACGGCTGAAATCGAACGCCACCCAAGCCAAGCGTCAACGCTGACGGTTGCTgtgacaatcacgaatcacgaataccaCGCAAGAGTGAGGAACAGTCACATAGttgtgaattgtgagtGCAACAGTGCgaaagtcacagagtgcAATCACAAACACGTGACACACCACAAGCCAGGGTCCAACTCCAGCCCACCTAACCACCGAAGtgtgaattcacgattccgtgattcacgattcttgctCACTTTAGTTTACTTTGGTTAGTTGGTGAAtcactctctctctgcaaGCCACATTTTCTTGTCGGCTTGTCGGAATCGAacccaatcacgaatcacagaattATGCTCAACATGTGCCGAGAGTCGAGTTGCTGTGCGATTCGCTGCGCTGCAAGACGCTTCGGTACGCTTCCGAGGTGGATTCCCCCAAGCCGTGAGTATACAGTAAGGGTCCTTGCAAGGAACGCTTGTCCTGATCAACGTTGGATCCTAAACCTTACGTTTTCGGATCCTTCGAGCTTagcacaatcgtgaatctacgatcgctgtcgctgtcgctATCGCTATCGCTatcgtggttcgtggttcgtggttcgtggttcgtggttcgtaATCTGTGATTCAGCCAAGTCAAAAGTCTCTGTCGGTGTTCTGCCTGCCTCTCTCAGTCCGAGCGATGGATACGAAATTCTATCAACCGGAAAGTCAGCACACAGTTGGCCGTCCGATGACCTGCTTGTATCTTGCTTCATTCGAATGAAATCGTGAAGGAGTGAATCAGCGACACCACATCGAGATCTGCGCTACGCGGCAAGACGCCGATATGCGACGCTTGCTctgacattcacgattggcttgCCGCAGCACGTCGAGTCAAGCCAAACAAGCAACCACGTCGAACACGGACCGAGCGAGACTCAGATACTGACACAACCAACAAGGCCAACCAAGGCGCACACGTAGACGCAGATCTAcaccgacgatgcagaagGTCAACACTTGGTGTTCTTTTGGCAAGGTACAAATACAGTAAAACCGAGTTCACCCGGCAAGTAAAAGTGACGATATCATCACCTTTGACAACACATCCCCTTTCccgccatctcgaccgcTACCCATCCATAACAGCGCGGCACGCCGCAATAATCACATCTGTCACGCCGCGCAACGGATGGCCGCTGTCGAGCGGCGTGTTGTCCTGCTTGGTCAGCAGGGAGACGCCGGCGAGCTTCAGCACATCCCAGCCTTCCGGCACCATTTCGAGCCCTTGCGAATGGTTGCAGTAGCCCAGTACTACTGGGAACGTACCTGGTTCTGGAAGACGCGCATCCATCGACGCGTCACTTGCCCGTGGTGCGTCGTGCACGATGGCTGTGATTCGGAACGCTTCAAATTTCGGCATGGCGACAGGCGGCGATGCTAGcgccgcttccaccgtGGACCGTGCGCCAGACGACACCGTAGAAGCATTGCTGGTGCTCGTGTTTGCACTCACGCCGCcactgctgccactgccgcCGCTGCGATGGCTAGACAGACCCAACTtgcgcttccagctcgaaTGTTCCGACGATTTCATCCCAGTTCGCTCCGCCAACTGCGAGCTGCCAGTGCTCACACTATGCACAAGACCGCCTTCCGCCTCATGTCCAGCCGAAGCAGCGTGGCCGATGCCCGGTGCGCCCGTCTCGAAATCGTCCGAAAGGCTCTTGAACGGACTAAAGTTGACACGCATGTAGCGCGCTACGTCCTCAACACGATCCCTACCAATCAGAGGCAACGGGATCAGCATGGTCAGCGCGCCCGCAGGCACCGCATCTAGTCCCACAAGCGCGTCCGTCTCGTCCGTGTCTTCGAAGAAAGTTGGCATCAATGCAGAGCCACCCACCGTGGCACGCTGCAGTGACTTGCTGCgcacttgctgctggtccCAACCGTACACCTGAGAGAGCGTCGAATTGACCGCCTGCCGATTTTCGATCTCcccaccaccatccaccaCGGAGCGCGTCATCGTTCCATGTCCATACACCTGCGCAGGCGCCTCGCCCGCCTTCTGCGTCAGAGCTTCCGAACCCCTTCTCGATCCCATAATGGTCGAGTCGGGCGACACGGGCCGGAACATGGCTCGCTGGAACGTTTCCAACGCTGTTTCCGTCAGAGCAATCGAATGGCCGACCGCACCTGCTACATCGCCGTCTTCACCGCCAGCTCCTGTCAGTCTGACGTTGGCCTCGATCACGCCGACCGCCGCGCCCGGCTGTGCCTTGTCGCAATCCGTCACCGGAGACACTGAGAGCAACGTCGCGCCGTTCTCAGGTCGACGTTTGAACCACGAGCTGAGcatcttgtccttcttgagAAGCGCCTTCTGCAAGCCTTTGCGACCGCggctctgcttgctgctcgcgctcAGTGACGAAGCGGATGCAGTGGTGGGCGAAGTACCTTGCCAAGAGTCGGCTTCGTACGAAGCGTGGCTCATGCCATTCGCTTGCTTCCCATGGCGTGGCTGGTCCAAACTGCCCGCTTGCCAGCCTACCAAGCTGGACGACAGTTCCGACGTATTGCTCAGCCCGCgactcgacgacgagctgggtGATACGCTGCAAACTGCACCACTGGTAGGAACGCCTCCATGAGCGCCTCCGACAGGCATCGGGATCGCTACCGACCTAACAGGCTCGCCCTCCTTGCACACAGGCTGATCATACGAGTCCGAAGTCGTACTACCCGTCATTGACTCGCGCGTGTTGGTCACCGACAGACGTGCATCGTCCTCAGACGTGTCGCTGCCAGCCTCGCCGCTCGAGTCGGACTGgaacgacgagatcgactcgGAACGTCGCACTCTCGCCGAAGGCCAAGATTCGCCCGGACACGTGCGTAGGAGCGGATCGCCGGGCAACGATGGAGCAAATACCTCCGTATTGATTCCAGTGGGCTCTGGCTGCAATGGAGCCGTTTGTTCAGCAGAGTCGCTCAGGGAAGGCCTGGAATGCGAGCGGCGCAGTGGCACTTGATGCCTGCGCAGGTAAGGTCGCGACCTCGAGCGCCGAAGTATATGATAGCCAGGCGCGAGAGCCTTGGTATCAAACTCGGCTTGATCTTCCGGCTGCATCTGCCTTTGGCCAACGTCGCGGCGATGGTTGTGCAAATAGCGATGAGTGGAAGCGTTGGCCAGATAGATCATCGGGTAAACTTTGCCGACGGTGGGACGAAGCAGACGTAGCTCGAAGCACGCCTTGCCAGAGAATGGCAACGCGTTTCGGTACGACGCGTCGCTAGCTCCAAGATCAGCTTGACgttgcgacgacgacaacgacaacgacgacgacgatgcgacAGTCACGTGCGACAGCACCAATGGCGCTCCCGCAGCTTCCGCCTCATCGAGCCAGAGCGATCTTTTGCTTACAATGACGGTCCTCTCGGCTTGCGCAGCTGGGGTCAAGGGTTCACTGGCGCCACACGTTATGGTAGCGTTGGGAACCACCACCCATTTCTTGCTCCGACGTGTAGTTTGAGCCACTGACCACTCGATCCGCTGATGGCCTTTTACCGGACACAAAATTTCGGCGGAAAGTTTGCATCCTTCCCAGTCGTTGAGACTGCCAATGTCGAGACTGTGTAGACCCATTTCTTCGATCGAGAGCACGTCGAGAGGTTCCAAAGGATTGCATGGGCGAGCGGTAAGATGAGCCCACTGCGGCGGCGTGGCATAagccgaagcgctcgaCGTTCCGAAGCTGTCTCTCCACTCGATGGGCGTGACAGAAGTCTCGGACTCATCAGTGGAACCCTTGGGGATGGGGCGCATCGGCTGTTGGCAGTATAAGCTCGACGGCGCTGGCGGTATTGGAGCTGACTCTGTCTGTGGACCGAGACTGGCGAAGCCGCCAAGCACTTGACCGTGACTGATCGAGTATGCTCGCTGGCGTTGTAGGTTCAAAGGGTCGACACTGGCGGTAAGCATGCGCTGCTCCTTGTCGACAACGGCATTGAGGATGGCCTGTGACGACAAGATTTCGCGATAGTCGCTGCACTCTTCGCGCAGATGGAGGGAAAAGCTATCTTCGCCGCcgttgagcgtctcgtGAGGCCTGCGCTTGTGGGAACAAGAGACGCAGAGCCGGTCCGGATCCACATCGACGTCGCGGTACGTGGGGATGCCGAGTGCCGGGTgtggaagcggaagcggaagcgcgGAGCTACGCTGGGCGTTGCTTGATCGTGTACGGACGTGATACAGGGCTACCTCGGGGTCAAGCGGCGAGCTAAAAGGCGGATTGCctccgagatcgagaccgTCGAGGTCCAAGCGAAGGCTCTCTACCGAGCGGGGTCGCTGACGTACAGACGCACGCTCAGCGGACGAACGAGCCGCCGAACGGGAAGGTCGAATGGGCGGTTTGACGATCTCGGTGCTGCGCTTGGTTGCAATAGCATCGTTGGATACGCGACGTGTGCTGGCGGATGGCTGGATGTCTTTGGTAAAGGAAGTGGTACCACTGGGTCGAGCAAAGTAGCATTGAGTCGGATTGTCGATAGCAGCAGCTGGGCTGGTAGCGGAGGGAGAAGGAGATAAAATGCTGCAGCGCGATAAAGAGTTGCGACTGGTGGATGAGATCGAATGACGTGTAGGAGTGGAGAGggaagaagacgatgacgccGAGGATGGGAGACCACCATAAGgcgacgagaaggaggaggcaGCCGAGGCAGCTAGCGAACgtgaagcagaagcagcttggctcgagatggagcgTCGGCTGGAGGGAGCATCCGCACGGGTGGCGACGTTGCTCGACCTGCTGGTGGATGCCACCATGTTGTTGTACATTGCAAAGCTAGATGGCCAACGGTTGAGAGGGAGTCAAACAGCTCGATGCGATCGCTCAGAGCGATGGTCGAATCAGGAGCAACATGGAGCAGATCGGTACGACGGAGAGCGCCAACACCAAGACGGACGAGTCTGCACGGCTGGTCGCAAGTAAGGGAGAAAGGGGGAAAAAATCAAAAGGTGGCCAGCCGCAAGGGCTGAGGAAGCAGCAGGGAGTGATGCGCCAAGCGAACGAATCTGGATCAATTTTGAATGTCGAGAGTGGTGGTGAGAGATGGTGATGCTCGAGACAGAGAAgggatggatggatgaaGAGGAGAGGAGGATGGCTGATCGACGCGGGAGACGAGATATTGAAGAGAATCGAAACGGCAATTACCAAGAAAGGGAGGATGTTGAACTACGGTAAGGTGCAAGTGAGAGTTACAAGGGTGGTCGGAGTGTTTTTTCCTCGTGGCCGAGCcaaagaaagagagagagggaaGAGGAAACATGAGAGAACAAAGGGACTGTGATTGGAAGGCGGttacagtcacaagtcacgagtgtgaatGTCAAGATGAAGCCCAAGAGTAAAGTTAACccgcagtcacgagtgtggctTTGGTGGGACGCAAAGTGCCAATATGAATCGTGGGGCAcatacacacacacatacacCCTAAATTTAGAAAAATTAAAGTGAAGGGTGAGAGGGACGGGaggaaagagagagagagaaaaaaaaaactcTACAATTCCAAAACAAACCCGCATGCCATTCTGAGCCATTCTGAGCCACGCTAAGCCACGCTGAACCATGCAGAGCCACGCCGAGCCACTAAGTTAAGTCGCGCCATTAACAACCATGCAGCGGCGCAAGGGCCGAAGCGTCCCACCACGCGAATGATGCACTACTCGCTAAAAAATTCTaagcagctgcaccacTATgcattggcagcagcaaacgtCGTGgttgcactcgtgactgtgcacaagtcacagagtgaatcgtgaaccgtgacccgtgaaccgtgaaccgtgaaccgtgaaccgtgaatcgtgagttCACTCATGAACCCACCCGACCATCCGCACGCATATCGGACGCGAAACCCGTCCAAAGTTAACTTTGGTACCTGGAAACaacattcaagattcgcaG
This genomic window contains:
- a CDS encoding guanine nucleotide-binding protein subunit alpha-4, which codes for MSPSVSSPQLRHTKSNRAISRIDRTDPLALALQPPANEAPADKYARLHQEKLAKQRSDEIDKFLKQHQEDRATHGLASSPSTSVDGANFKKGRVYKMVLLGQAGAGKTTVLKQMRLLYDPPAHERERRGWTKIVLLNLTSSVRVLLETLSLYHDQRLERKSSELSRLESSTSASTSTSASASSPKHVDTESQPNDATRLELAKQLGTTKKINTSSLPWLTHIPSVVQLERALRTELGAFGEEAVLSASSDEAAITNQKVRTRLDAQGSSSIRGEKSPLVLRPGWQERLFTYARRSLSLTQNGRAAAARRETDGGDSQSESEKDNSETLKLLRAIRPEVLALWNDDAGCRALRKRGLFLDGQSDAATSYFLDNYSRITDAAYRPTDEDILHSRVRTLGVTEDVFRVDRSLIYRIYDVGGSRSQRAAWAPFLDDIESIIFLAPLSAFDQPLVEDCSTNRLADTFTLFNQIVTNPLLEHATMILFLNKIDLLEKKLRQGVQLHKYWPEYVGDNDFEAVWRWFRAKFRDALRRAEDEVNLDQTSRRRLYVHTTVATSTVQIRAILMSVKDSILRENLKLTGLVG